From Topomyia yanbarensis strain Yona2022 chromosome 1, ASM3024719v1, whole genome shotgun sequence, one genomic window encodes:
- the LOC131696257 gene encoding uncharacterized protein LOC131696257, which translates to MIEKDTSLTAIEKFHYLLTVLSKDARTLVESIEVTAANYGVAWTMLQERFENKKIIARTLMDGFLDAEPMRKESYDTLVTLIDSYERNLLQLKKIGLPTNGWSHLLAHLLYKRLDADIQRHWERCHKSRETPNYEELVKFLREHLATLQPLATIKHRAQDQRHDSLKLPTKQRIESTLTTITSSKRSCPLCQKPSHSPFKCESFNKMNPVQRLEAVKKAGLCLNCLSSSHLVRACPSSACRVCGQRHNTMLHLRSPNGASSQNQETIPSQHVSAVQIQSNPLAKIAESPMQTCAASLQPPQNPTQSNASASRSPVALPASSSATSNVVFLSTAVVRIADLHGNTHLARALLDCCSERNLLSERLAQKLDLHLHLADPNFHEPNRIDAIIGAEVYYRLLSDGFVELGPNLPILKETVFGWIVSGKCDTSPSQPLATMLVCSNADLEMQMARFWDLESCRSENTLSAEERQCESYFSETTYRDLNGRFVVSLPKRETLLTSLGESYATALRRYLSLERRLLIKPALLKAYTAFIHEYIALGHMVQIDTTTDSLPPGKKPYYMPHHCIERPDSVTTKLRVVFDASCASDTGLSLNDTLLVGPGVQDDLYSMLLRFRLQRFAIVADLEKMYRQVWIHPSDRHLQRILWRDSADETVRAFELLTITYGTASAPFLATRCLQQLAEDGKSQHPKAAKILFKIFYIDDLLCGVTTVEEGVELCNQLISLLQSAGFKLHKWASNNPVILNNIPTELQDDRHVLELDSSSSSVNTLGLLWQPDEDVFRFQVPRWTTDSPITKRQVLSDAARLFDPLGLVGPTVLRSKLFMQELWLSKLSWDQPLTDTLQDTWKEFRDDLEVLRTFSIPRWAVSYADPATIELHGFCDASERAYGACLYVRTVTATGSTSVNLLTTKSKVAPANTGKGQRRISLPRLELSSALLLSHLYDKVKISFPASTRAFFWTDSMIVVHWLAASPNRWKKFVANRVAEIQQTTTPGTWGHVAGIENPADAISRGMSAALLIDFDIWWQGPAWLHQPKRFWPNIVRTSDCIFDADQLEEKPATSLPIVHGALSIFKLKSSLTDLVRIVGYIRRFISNAREKDRRSRQNGLLTTVELEMALQNLVRVSQQESFPNDIGSIKSSGQVKPTSKLKSLSPILVDGILRVRGRLHNASIPYSQKQPMIIDSKHPLTLLIIRHYHVKFLHTGPQLLMPAVRSKFWRTRLRNLARTVTERCLNCFRCKPNLSEQIMADLPSVRVSPIFPFLNTGVDFCGPFHLRPLHRKAAPQKCFVAVFVCMSTKAVHLEVVGDLSTDSFIASLKRFAARRGVPQTIFSDNATNFVGARRTLNEFLQLFHTQQNRDQIVRLCSDEGIQFRFIPPRSPHFGGIWKAAVKSLKTHLYRTLKNALVTNEQMQTVLTQVEACLNSRPLTQLSNDPEDLDVLTPGHF; encoded by the coding sequence ATGATCGAAAAGGACACTTCCCTCACGGCGATTGAGAAGTTTCACTACCTTTTGACGGTGCTATCTAAAGATGCTAGAACGCTTGTGGAATCTATCGAGGTAACAGCCGCAAATTACGGGGTGGCTTGGACCATGCTACAGGAACGCTTCGAAAATAAAAAGATCATCGCCCGCACTTTGATGGATGGATTCCTCGATGCTGAACCGATGAGGAAGGAATCGTATGATACTTTAGTGACACTCATCGACTCGTACGAACGCAACCTGCTTCAGTTGAAGAAAATTGGTCTTCCAACCAATGGATGGTCCCATTTACTTGCGCATTTGCTGTATAAACGTTTGGATGCAGATATTCAAAGGCATTGGGAACGATGTCACAAATCTCGCGAGACACCGAATTATGAAGAACTAGTTAAATTTCTGCGTGAGCATCTCGCTACGCTTCAGCCGCTTGCGACTATCAAACATCGGGCACAAGACCAACGTCACGATTCGTTGAAGCTCCCAACGAAACAAAGGATTGAATCCACGCTTACGACAATTACCTCTTCAAAGCGATCATGTCCACTCTGCCAAAAACCGTCACATTCTCCTTTCAAATGCGAATCCTTCAACAAAATGAATCCTGTCCAAAGACTTGAAGCAGTAAAGAAGGCTGGTCTTTGTCTAAATTGCCTTTCCTCTTCCCATTTGGTCCGGGCTTGTCCGAGCTCAGCATGTCGAGTTTGTGGTCAGAGGCATAACACGATGCTACATTTGCGATCACCCAATGGCGCATCGAGCCAAAATCAAGAAACGATTCCATCGCAACACGTCTCCGCAGTGCAGATTCAATCCAACCCTCTGGCAAAGATAGCAGAATCGCCAATGCAAACTTGTGCTGCTTCGTTACAACCTCCACAAAATCCTACCCAATCCAACGCCTCTGCTAGCCGCTCGCCTGTTGCCCTTCCTGCAAGTTCGTCCGCTACCAGTAACGTAGTATTCCTCTCAACGGCAGTAGTCCGAATTGCAGATTTGCACGGAAATACTCATCTGGCACGAGCTCTTTTGGACTGCTGTTCCGAACGAAATTTACTTAGTGAACGTCTAGCACAAAAACTCGATCTTCATCTGCATCTAGCTGATCCAAATTTCCACGAGCCCAATCGAATTGACGCTATAATTGGAGCAGAGGTGTACTATCGTTTACTTTCGGATGGTTTCGTTGAGCTCGGTCCAAACTTGCCGATTCTCAAGGAAACCGTTTTTGGTTGGATTGTTTCCGGGAAATGTGACACATCCCCCAGCCAACCACTTGCTACCATGCTGGTATGTAGTAACGCCGATCTCGAAATGCAAATGGCAAGATTTTGGGACCTCGAATCCTGTCGGTCCGAAAACACACTTTCGGCGGAGGAACGCCAGTGTGAGTCGTATTTCTCGGAAACAACATACCGAGATTTAAACGGACGCTTCGTCGTATCACTGCCCAAAAGGGAAACCCTTCTCACTAGCCTTGGAGAATCTTATGCTACGGCTTTGCGACGTTATTTGTCATTGGAAAGACGGCTGCTAATAAAGCCAGCTCTTCTGAAAGCGTATACAGCTTTCATTCACGAGTACATTGCACTTGGGCATATGGTACAAATCGACACCACAACCGATTCCCTTCCACCTGGGAAAAAACCCTACTACATGCCTCATCACTGTATTGAACGACCGGACAGCGTAACAACGAAACTACGAGTCGTTTTCGACGCTTCGTGTGCTAGTGACACTGGACTGTCCCTGAACGATACTTTATTGGTTGGGCCGGGCGTACAAGACGACCTATACAGTATGCTTCTCCGATTCCGGCTTCAACGTTTCGCTATTGTAGCTGATCTGGAGAAAATGTATCGGCAAGTGTGGATACATCCATCCGATCGACACTTGCAACGTATCTTGTGGCGTGATTCCGCGGACGAAACAGTTCGAGCATTCGAATTATTGACCATAACCTACGGTACAGCATCGGCACCGTTCCTCGCAACCCGCTGTTTGCAACAACTCGCCGAAGACGGGAAATCGCAACATCCCAAGGCAGCTAAAATCCTGTTCAAAATTTTTTATATCGATGATCTGCTCTGTGGCGTCACGACGGTAGAAGAAGGAGTTGAGCTATGCAATCAGCTGATCAGTCTGCTGCAATCGGCCGGTTTCAAATTGCACAAGTGGGCATCGAACAACCCCGTCATTTTAAACAACATTCCTACAGAATTGCAAGATGACCGACATGTGCTGGAACTGGATTCTTCGTCATCATCCGTCAATACACTAGGGCTTCTGTGGCAACCTGACGAGGACGTCTTTCGCTTTCAGGTACCACGGTGGACCACGGACTCGCCTATCACCAAACGGCAGGTGCTGTCCGATGCAGCGCGTCTATTCGACCCACTCGGTCTGGTGGGGCCGACAGTTCTGCGTTCCAAACTGTTTATGCAGGAGTTGTGGTTGTCCAAGCTTTCCTGGGACCAGCCATTAACCGATACACTTCAAGACACCTGGAAGGAATTTCGCGATGATTTGGAGGTATTGCGGACTTTCTCAATTCCACGGTGGGCGGTCTCTTACGCGGACCCAGCAACCATCGAACTGCATGGGTTTTGTGATGCATCCGAGCGCGCTTACGGTGCCTGTCTATACGTTCGGACTGTAACCGCTACAGGATCGACTTCGGTAAATTTGTTAACCACTAAATCGAAGGTAGCTCCCGCAAACACTGGAAAGGGCCAACGAAGAATCTCTTTACCTCGCCTGGAACTTTCATCGGCACTACTGCTCAGCCATTTGTATGACAAAGTGAAGATCAGTTTTCCAGCTTCCACTCGTGCTTTCTTCTGGACGGATTCAATGATAGTCGTTCATTGGCTAGCCGCATCACCCAACCGATGGAAAAAGTTTGTGGCTAACCGAGTAGCCGAAATTCAACAGACCACTACACCCGGAACCTGGGGTCACGTGGCGGGGATCGAAAATCCAGCCGATGCTATTTCACGTGGTATGAGTGCAGCACTACTAATCGATTTCGACATTTGGTGGCAAGGTCCGGCGTGGCTGCACCAACCGAAAAGATTCTGGCCAAATATTGTTCGGACATCCGACTGTATCTTCGACGCAGATCAACTAGAGGAGAAACCCGCAACCTCGCTACCAATTGTGCACGGAGCCTTGAGCATCTTCAAGCTGAAATCATCATTGACCGACCTCGTTCGTATAGTCGGTTATATTCGTCGATTCATCTCTAACGCAAGAGAAAAGGACAGAAGATCCCGCCAGAATGGACTACTCACCACAGTAGAGCTGGAGATGGCTCTCCAAAACCTCGTACGAGTATCACAGCAGGAATCATTCCCTAATGACATTGGAAGCATAAAATCGTCGGGCCAAGTGAAACCAACTTCAAAGCTCAAATCGCTGTCCCCAATTCTCGTCGACGGTATACTACGAGTTCGAGGCCGCTTACACAATGCTTCAATTCCATATAGCCAAAAACAACCGATGATTATTGACAGTAAACATCCTTTGACGCTGCTGATAATACGACACTATCATGTTAAGTTTTTGCACACAGGACCTCAGCTGCTGATGCCAGCAGTGCGATCTAAATTTTGGCGTACTAGACTTCGTAATCTTGCTCGTACCGTAACTGAACGTTGCCTGAATTGCTTCCGCTGTAAACCAAATCTTTCGGAGCAAATAATGGCAGACCTACCCTCAGTCCGCGTATCGCCAATCTTCCCATTCCTTAATACGGGAGTAGATttttgtggaccatttcaccTGCGGCCATTGCATCGAAAGGCTGCTCCACAAAAATGCTTTGTTGCAGTGTTTGTCTGCATGTCAACTAAGGCCGTGCATCTAGAAGTCGTTGGAGATCTCTCCACCGATTCTTTCATCGCTTCACTGAAACGGTTCGCAGCCAGACGTGGCGTCCCTCAGACCATATTTAGCGATAATGCGACCAACTTTGTCGGAGCCAGACGAACCTTGAACGAGTTTTTGCAGCTCTTTCACACCCAACAGAACCGAGATCAAATTGTTCGACTGTGTTCGGACGAAGGCATTCAGTTTAGATTCATTCCTCCACGTTCACCACATTTCGGTGGTATTTGGAAGGCAGCGGTCAAATCCCTGAA